The DNA sequence ATTTGGGGAGTGCCTGTGTCTGCCAGTCCTGGATGGCATAGGCTGTGTGCCACCTGTCTCCCTGGCCATGCGTGCTGCTGTTCGAGAGCGCTATGGCATCCAGGTAGTTATTCTATGTCCGTCTCCGATATAAATCTAGTTTCCAGTGCAGCAGAAGGTGGTGTATGCAATCCGACCTTTTGGCCTTACTTTTAATTAGCTCACGGAAAATTTGGGTGGTCAGAATTTCGAAGGTAGTTCTCAGAGGTGGTCCCTGACATCAGGGCTGACAGTCCTACTCTTCTCACGACATCCGTGGAGTGGACAACAGGGTCTCGACAACATCCACAGTGGCTGGACAGAGCCGTCAGCCGGACACGGCAATGTCCACAGACTGCCAGTTTcagtcattttctttcttcaatcctggtcctggagggctgtgTCTCCGGGTTTTCTTTCCAGCTTGGGTCCTAACAGGTCTAAAGGGGATGGGGTGGaagggtggtgcagtggttaccaTTGCTGCACAAcactagggccctgggttcaattcctgaggtgctgtctgtggggagtttgtatgttcgcctgcatttgcatgggtttccttcaggtgctccagttttctcccacagtccaaaaacacgtTGGTAgtttcattggcttctgggaaaattggccctggtgtgagtgtgcgtggcGGTGTCtgttctgcaatggactggcatcctgtccagaagtggtttaaaaatggatggaaggattAAAATGGGGGAAAGTATTTCACATCCTGCAGCTTTATACCGTACAAACCCATCAGCAGCCCGTCTGACCTGCTCCCTGGCATCTCACACAGTTCCCAGGATTAGCAGATCCGTACTTTGATGCTTTCTCGTATGTCTGGAGCCATACCTCTTTGTGCTGAGACACGTTCAAAACCTTGGCCTCAGAGAGAACTTTGCTATCTGCGTGCATCTCAACGGTTTCTCTGCAATCCGATCCTCACGGGACGTCATCACCACCAGACTCGTTTCTTTCTCCCTTCCTCTCTCACTTCCACCTGTTCACCCAGCCCTTCAGGTACAGCACTGTACCGTGACTGGGACAGGACAGGCAGCCCTGGTTTCCCCTGAGTTAGGGAAACTATAGCCTCTAGCTGAGGAATAATTCAGCATGTGAAGCAAATGTGAGCTGTGTCTTTAAACTGACTGGGGTTGATTAaattagataagatcactttattggccatatacaacttcttgcattaaggatttgtcttttcacataccccagcttgctctacatgagtcacacagacagggagagagaagcctggggtcagagcacagggtcagccatttatgtactgtagcacccctggagcagctggggttaagggccttgctcaggggcccaacaaccatgaataggattcctctgccagctgcaggatttgaactggcaaccggTTCAAGTTCAAAGAAGGGAGAGCAGAGTAAAACCTGGTCAAAAAGTAATACCATACACAGAGTAATTGAAGGAACTGAAAACCTTCAAGCTTTGAATCAGATTCCCTGGTGTGTTCAGATAACCTAAATCTATTATTAAACTGCTATTGACACTGAATCAAAGATGGGTTAAAATGCCTCTTCTCTTTTATAACTTTTCTGATGTTCTTTTGTCGTACATTTAGACCTAATTACTGTccggagtttttttttatggttgCTATGTCTGTATCAGGATCGTACAACTATTCGTAGCAGATATCTGTATAGAGCACATATTTGCAAACAGATAATGCAAATTAATTTGAAGAATCCTACGCAGTTAGAATTCTgcccttttaaaaacaaatagggTAGACTGTTTCCTACCAGATTCTCCTtttggaattttgttttcactctcATAACCATCTGATGCCAATGTTTCAGGCACAGAAAATACTTTTCTGCAGTGTTCAATGTTCCATGAGTAAATATGGGCtacaaaaaaacttttaagaTAAGATCTTGCTTATTCTGGGATTGCGCAACAGGGCAATAAACAGCTAAAGACTAAGGAAAGCAAAAAACCTGGTGCATAAAGTGGCCATGTGGCTTTTTTGGGGGTGGTGTGTTGCTTTACTGATGGAAGACTGGAGCTGTGCCTCTTGTGATCCTGTCAGTTGTTTACTGCATTTAACAGTCATCCATCCAACCTTTTATCTAGCCATATCTTCCATTGTCAGGGTCTTGGGGTCTATCTAGAGtctttcccagcaagcaacaggcccaaggcagggtataccctggaTAGGATACTGGTCCATTACAGGGAAGATAGACAcaaaggccaattttcccagaagccagttaacctcccTTATGTcattgaactgtgggaggaaaccagcgcACCTGGGGAAAACCCAAGCGAACACGGGGAggacatacaagctccacacagatagcacctcaggtctggaattgagccCAAGGCcccaaccactgcaccaccagtaagacaattaaataatattcaagatcttagaaaaatattaaacacaagGGGTAACTAATAAGTGCAGTACTGTACCCTTCAATCCCCATATAATAATGTGCACCTCGCACTGTGCATTAGCCAATAAATATGTACATACACTAGCTGTATCTATTACACACAGACCATCACAACCCTAATAAATTACTTGTTAAGTATTGAAGAGTtcagttaaatgtttaaatgtatagGTTCAGCTCCCAGTCTACAATTGTAAAAGTGGGTACAGCTGTGTATTCTGGAAATATCAGAAACAATACCCTTAAAGTAGGTCATTTAGGAACTCGAGACCGAACAATGAAACAAATCTAAACAGACAAGCAGATTAAGTCATTGTTTAGCACTGGAGAAAGAGTTTAACTGGAATGAAATCCAGCTGATACAGTGTCCAGAATCTCGGTTAGTAACCCTTGCCCTAAATTAACACATAAGATGGAAGCCCTGTATTTACATTGTCTTGGGGACAGTTTACAGTATAGACGAAGGCAAACAGTCACTCCCTTTGTATTTTTAGGCTCTGTGTTGTCACCTGTGTATGTCAGCTCATTGGCAGTTTGTTTATGAAATAGACAAGGAATCCTAACAGATATTTGTGTTGTGCCATCCTCGTGGGCAGTACCTATTTCTTTATTGGCATCTCTGTGATTGATCTTTAACATATAGAGGTAGTAGCATAGGCTTTATTCAATGAAGCATAGTTTAGACCTTATCTACAATACCTGCTTCTCTCTATGCTGTGAGATGAGGAACTCTTCCCCTATTCTCCTGCTTAGTGTCTGTGCCAAAACCATTGGTTTTTGAAGCCTGGTTTAGTAATATGTTTCTTTGGCGACAACAAGTGGTAAACGTCTGCCAATACACCACACACTAATGATTCACCATCCATAACAGTATGGCAAAAGGATATTACTACTTATTATATTAAAGACTGGTTTGGGATTCATGAAGGTTCTTTTCTGCAAACTTCACTTTTTGTATGAAATTTAAATCTACTCAATAAAGAGTAGGGTGACCAAACAATGAGCAAGATTCTAAAGTGCTGATATGGTTTAGAGTTCCGTGCTCTGTGTTGGGATGCACAGGCCAGTACAAACACAGCTGTAACCTTTTCACACATTTTTCTGGAACTCTTTGGAACAGTGTGTTGAAATCACCCTCTGTTTCAAAGCAGGCACAATAAAAACGCCACAGTCtatattttttccccacttccacaataaacttttttttaccttgaaacctgtttttgtaaaggaaaaaaaactattacagATATTTACTAATGTAGAACCTTGATGGTTCTACAAATCAGcttttgaagaaagatgtgTTATTATGTTGGTTTTCTTTAGGAACAGCTGtgaaaaaaatgcagttaatTCATGTTAAATTAGAAGAATGCACCCAATGTAAAAAACTGTGAACCCTTTCGCTCTGACAGGGAAATATCTACAGCGACTGCTTCTATGGCTGCTGCTGCTACCCCTTATCCTGGTGTCAGATCTCCCGGGAAATCAAGAGACGCAACCAGTCGCTGACCTTCACCAACTCCCATGCCTCCACCCTCACCGCGGGCTTCCTCCCGCTCTCCAACGAAAAGAGCGAGCACCTCTCTTAATCCATCCAACAGTAGCCCTTCACTTCTCCACTCCAGCCCCACAGCTTCACACACCCGGAAGACAGATGCACACAGCCTATTGTTCTCTCTGGGGAAAAGGAGAGCTGCAGGAAAACGCTATGGAAAAAGACACTTCTGTAAATGATACAAGAAGATGAatcttttatgtacagtatctaaaaaTGTTTCTCCACTTTATATGGAATTTAGCACACCCTGTATACCGATAGCGTATGGCTAGGATTGCTCTTAGGGTAGAGGAATTCAATTAAGTTCAAGCTTCTTTATCCTTTGGGGAAATTTGTTTGACAAAAAAATCcagtacaacaatacaacaaggAAGATGAAAATTACCAACAGAGAAGACAGTACAGTAGTATTACAGGAGATAAGGCCGTTATTTTACAGAGTTTTGAGGGTGATATTGCATGGGAGGATGAATGATTTCTTAAGTCTGTGGGACACAGAGATGTCCCCCAGATGGGAGCAGTGAAAATTCGCAATAGCTCGCAATTCTCTTGCCCGTCTTGACAATCCACTGTTTACTGAGGATACTTAAGTTGATTTGATTTTCCTGAATTAGTTTGCTATTTATTTTCACTAATTTTCATCACCTATTACAATTACTGATGTTGTCAAGCCAACAAGGGAGACAGTATTTTCAGACACtttcaataaaaaagtaattgaaATGGCTTTCCATTTAATTCATGGAGCAGGTCTTAAACAACAGTTGTGCTGTCATTGTCATGATTTGTGTAgagctatgtacagtatattcttaatTGGCTACAAATTTTCGGTAGTCACATTCTTTGTGGATCACAATAGAATTTAGGCAAATAAAGTAGCCTTAAATGTCTGTTTTATTGGATATGAAATGAAAACTGTTAGTGTGCTTTACTCCACTTAATCTGTAGTGTATCGTATGTGGCAGATGTGTTTCTTTGTGTTGACATGTGGAGGTAAAGTCTTCTTgattacatattacattttaGGATTTTTATTATGACTTAATGTGGACCTAATTGCATCTTTGAGTGAATCTGCTTCCTTAAAGTACCCTTTTAATCAAGAGAGCATGTCAGAGAAAGCGAACTGAAGGCCATGTGAGTGCTTTAACAGTGAATACAACTGTAAAGAATACCACTGAGGAGATTTCCTTCTtgaaatctttaataaccaaTCTCCTACCTCCATATTTCACAGTGGGCACAAGAGTAGCATGAGGTTCACCATCTGTACAACACACTTCTCCCCAGTGAGTAAGTCCAATGGCTCCACCTGTCATTCGGATGTAGTAGTACAAATTCAAGTCAACACCTTTTGTGGCTTGCCCTGAGAAGaaacatctacagtagcttGCAACCCTGTCATGAATATCACATTCCTGCTGTCTTTGTTTTCAACAATGTGTACCAACTCGACTCATAATCACTGGTAGTTAGACTTGCTTGTAGCCACTACCTTGCAGGTGTGACAATATTCTAGTAGTCTTACTTTCTAAAAGTGTGTTTTTGTAACATAGGGGAAAAAGTGACAGGCCTTTATATAGAGTAGTTCTGTAGATTTCCATTGTACTTCCAAAGTGCAcagtgtaaatgtactgtagatatgtttttggtgaatattttaaagaacCACTTAAGGAAACAGAGTCCTGCTGCACTGCTAATTAAGGTTGCTGCACAACAACAGCAATAGAGGCAGAAGCTCGCAAGGGAACTGAATTTGTCCCTGAACCAGAATTTACCCCTGAATCCTGAACTGTATTACTGACAGAACTGGTAGGAAGGTTTTAACTTAGGCTGGAATAGAAGGGAAACAGAGTAAGAATCATTTAGAATAAACACTGCAGCACAACCCAGAGGACATAGTGAAAACTACGctgaagtgcatttcaaactgagaACTGGAAAcattactttacacaaaggtgtGTGGGAGTGGGGAACATTCTCTTCACACAGCCGTGCTGTTCAAGCTGATACCTTGGCTTTCTCTGAGatatggctggatgagattcttgaatCAACAGGATACTAACAAAATGAACTAGATGTACAGAATGGCCTCCTTTTGGTTTGTAACCTTCCTTATGGACTTAATTATTCCACAGGTCAGAAGCAACTATAAGACGTGTCGACAGTACCCTGGTGCTCGGGGCGGCGTGACCAAGGCAAACATGTCCAAAGGGAGTCCGTAGGGTAATCCATAAGTGATcaaaagtccagagccgggtAATATATTCTAGACAGACATGACAGAGTTTAAAAACTGGAGCAGGATCCGGTGCAGGGAGGAGGAATAAAAAGGGGAAACGGGGGCCAGGCGCAACAAACCCCGGACCCAGATAGCCTATGCCGTCGAGCCCCTCCTGGACTCACTGGTAGGCGGGCATCtaggtgtccatcttccaaagcggagcctggaatggtgggagtgtctggcttttgaagggaggggctggaacaggaggcaggtgcagaaAATCAGGACAAACGAGAAAGAGTCGGagtgtccttaagaggaggggcttaCAATCATGAGAGATCCAGATATCTTCAAGAGCCTATTTGGATGTAATCTTAGGGTGTGCGAAGGGGAAACAAAATGCTTCTTCTTTCCCCAgctgaaaaagtaaaaaccCATAAAGCCTCTTCTCACATCAGGCAGACACACCTTTCACTCCATGTAGCTATCAGTTCCATCTGAATTCTGTCAATGAGCACATTGCATTGTGATGTTAAACTGTTCTTCTATTGAACCAGTCACTAAACCTATCTGTCACAAGCACCTCAAAATCCTTTTGTAGAACATGGCATATTTCATTCTTTCAAAGACTGTGAAGAAAACATTGTGCAAGATATCCAGTTTGACATGTACTGTTTACACGTGTATTGCCCAACAGTTATCCTTTCCACTTGAGTCATTACATCTTAATCTGGGcagaacctgttttttttaaccctttATCACGCAGATGAGTCAATTCAGAGTGACCATAATACTTTATGTAAAGTAACAACAGGTGTGTTCCCACCCAGAATCCGAATCCACCCAGTCCTTATTGTGGGTTTAATGCTTTGCAGTTTCAAAGATTTAATGGtggtattttttacattttcatctaACCCATAATCACAAAATATAGGcatttgattaattaattagtCATACCCATTTTACTATTCCTCAAGTTGTAGGGCATTAATCTCCTGGGGAAATGAAGGCTGAAACACATCAAAGTATCGCTCCAACAGATGTTCACAGATGTCCGGATTTTCATACATTTGTTGGTTCATTAAATCATCATGCACCTTTGATGCTCAAGCATTCATGTGCTTAATAGAGAAATAGAACTATAACCAAGCATgataaaattataattacatttataaatagAAGTCATAACAATTAGAAGTGTGAGATAATAGAATACATTATAATTAGATGTAGAAttagaaattacatttaaaaaacacctAATGTGTTAAATCTCAAGATAGAGTTAAAGGTAGACATTAATAGCTGAGAATAAGAAGCTAACTTGTAAATGAGAGTCTTAACCAAAGAATTGAAACTAGCCAGAGAAACCATACGTTTATATAGAAAGGTAGAAGGTTTCAGAATAATGAACCCCAAATACACAAGGAAGCTTCTACATTTCTCTTTCAACTAAACTACAGCAGGCAGAGAAAGGTGCATCTGATTGTGTGTCTAGTGTAGGATGGCGGCGCTggggttagcactgctgcctcacagcaatGGGGACCTGGGTGCAATACTGGACCTggagtgctctctgtgtggagtttgaatgttcatgtgggtttccttccacaatccaaagatatattggtaggttaattggcatctgggaaGATTATCCCCGATGTGTGTGagtatgtctgtgtctgccctgcaaggGGCAGAAGATGCCCTGCGAAGAGACAAAACACGTCTGGGTTCTTAGGAAGACAGCATCTCTATAATATACACTAGGCCAATACTCAGGCTGATTTCTGCCTGGAAGGCAAAGTGACGAGAGCAAAGGAGAGAGCAATGGCAAAGTAAGCAGAGAACGCTATGAAATACAGTAAAgagcaattaattatttaaacaacTGTATACAGACTACAGTACCAGGAGACATATCTAAGCAATTCTCACAGTAGCTTTTATATACCATTCTGATggagaacagaaaacaaatcacACACAAACCAAGCTGGACAGTCTTGTCAGTGGTGCTGTGTAGACTAGCTTTGTTCAGGTATATTTTAACAGAACCCATTCACGCGTCATAAAAATCCTGCTGCACTCAGAGGAAGTGAAAACTACATCCTAAATAAGTAGACAGTTGTAATTAATTACCAAATCCTCCCTGTGATATAGATACTGAAATTCTCCTTCCTGCTTATTGGATGAATTTTCACAGTGGCCTGTGACAGAATGACATGCTCGCACTACCAGGTCTGCATACCAATGATTCCAGCTATATTATGTTGTTTCTGTTCTTTCTACTGTCACTGTTTTTATGGCAATAAAAAGTagaatacaaaatattacaTATATAAATTAAGGATTATGTACTTTGTAGCTagatacattaaaatgtaaatgtatatatCTATTATTTAAATcccatttaaagttaaatttgcCATCTTTCTTGTCACTGTTAAAAGCAGCACATTCACCAGGCTCACAATTCTATCAGGTAGATGAGTTGCTCTGTTTAAGCTGAGACCTAGAAAAGTCCAGAGGTTGCTGCTTCGAGTCTGGGATTGCTTCTTGCTTTCCTCAAGGAGCTGTGTGAAAAACGCAGGGCCTAACAGGGAATGTGAAGGTCTACCAGCGACACCCCTGCACCCAAGTTGTCAGACATCCTGCCTACGGTACATGCTTTTTCACCTGTAAAAACTCTAGGGCTTACAAGTGTTTGCTAGAATGCTTTCTTTCAATCCATTCAAGTCCTCTAGTCATTACATATGAACTGTCCTATTGGTTTATATTTTTGATTGATTATATTGGTTGAAATGATTGATTCTATTGGAGcgaaaactttaaataaacctGTCTCATCTGTAAATAAAACAGACACTTATGTTGCACTTACTTATTCACAATAATTTGTTTCTATTGTGTAACATAGATCTCAGCTGATCGGGAGGAAAGTGActtgaagatactgtatgtttctggaGTGTTCGAGAGAACCATCATTTCAGAGGTTGATTGCAAACCAAATCCTCTGTCCTATCTCTTTCCTTATGCCCTTATGCCCTGAAAGGAATCCTGACATTTTTTGACGATTAACAAGTTCTGCTCTAAATAGAGACAATCAGGTTAAACTCGATTGACCAACTGTGTGACTGCATCCTTGGAACAAAGTTGCACATCAGGGTTACTTCTGTCTTCAGTTCCGTCAGACAAGTAAAGAAGTGTGTTTGATTTGTTGTCTGGCAGACTACAGTGCACTGCTTCTTCTCACACTATACGCTCCTGAGACCCCACAACTGCAACTAAACAGCTCTTGGTAAAGGTGAGCGCTGGCATTTTCTTAATATATAGCCAGAAAGGCAGATAAATTTGTTACTAAGTGACAACGCTGCTAACATTTCAGTTTTCCCTCATttgaatgtaaaatgttttttaggtTAACTCCCTTTTTCTCTGACTGTTGTTAATGTTGTTCaaaatttcttaaaatattatgCGGCAAAACATGAAAAAGCAAAGCACACCTTGGTTATGTTACACTGGCATTTTTTTTGCAGGGCaaaatctttgttttcctgCCTATACCCTGGCTACCTGTCCCATATTTTACTTTCCGTTGGGTTTACCTGATTAACCATGTGACATTTCCTAGGATGTTATTTAATGTTGATTTGTATTATGGTATTGAACttgttgtgttgtgttattgTTGTAAATGTTATACGTTTATGAGCTCTTTATGTGCAAGACCAATTCCCTTAGGGGTgcatttaaattcaaattcagATGTTCTGTGttgaaacaaaatcaaatgCAATAAGCCATCTAAACATGAATTTAGATTTTATTAATGGCCTCACATCGTGATCGTCATCACTTTCAGAAAATACCTTGTTTACCGAGAAATGTGAAACCTTTGAGGAAGTGCTATATTGTGTATCTTCACCTTAAATGCTCGAGAAGGGATGGGCAGTTAGGTGCTGCCCAGTTTCTAGACTCAAGAATGAAGCCTAGGAATTTCCAAACCCAGAAGTGTTAAGCTGTTATGTTCTATGgccatttttggtttgttattGTTGATAAAGCACAAAAGAAGGAACTTGTCCAAACATTCGTGGACAGATAGTTGAATCATGGCCCAGCAAAcgttaacatacagtaggtggtaCAAACATTAGCACAGGTTTCAGATTTACAGGATCAAATGACCATTATTTAAATTTCTAAGAATACCAAATTTACAAGTGTAAATTTGTGCTTATCCATTATGTGACCAAACAGATAATGGCATATGTTCCAGTatattttaaactttgtttttttgtggcaGGGACAAAGTGAATCCATATATGACAGTAAATGCCATACACTCTTTTTCTTCCCAAAGAAATATGACATTCCTTTTTCCCCACAAAGGAGAGCAGAGGGTCTGATAGCCTGTCTCTTTCCTGATAGGTCAGAGGCAAGgatgtcaaacatggtggttaTCCAGCAGCCCCAGAAGATGTATGGTGTGAATCAGTCCAACCAGTGGAGCACAGGCATCTGCGACTGCTGTGAAGACCTTCCTAGCTGTAAGTCCCCCTGTGTGCAGTCATGACATGAACTCTCCAGTCTCAAACTTTTCAAACAGGAGCCTAGGCCCTGCTGTCTGCTTACAAGAGTTTTTGAGCTTTTCTGAATGAGGATATTCCATCTAAAAGTCCACGTTGCTGTGCACTGGGTTGTGAGTTTGCCCATATGACATGTCCCACACAAGCTGGACAGTTTTGGATGTTCTACGTTACATGCCGTGGGGGCAAGGTTAAATCACAAACTTCAGCAAACACCCGAGTTCCTTTTAATACAAAATTACTGCACACATGCAGGTTTTTGTCTTAAATGGAACATACACCCCTCTTCCAGGAGAGTGAAACTACAGTAGTGACAGTGGACTTGATAAACAGTCCTTCACATTGATGAAGAACTTCACCATAGCAATGACTACATCTTGGACTTGACAATATGACGTTTAGTACAGGCTCAAACGGAGATGTCAAAAAACAAGTTCCTGGAAGGCACAAGGATGtttatttgtctttcacttcaTTAATGAAGTCTTTCACTTCATTAAGAGCATTCAGTTATTTGGAATTTTACACTTCTGGGCTAAAATAAGATAAAGGTATTGTGTGGTGCCAGACATAGTGACGTAATAtcatattcatacagtatacatcgTATTGTATAAAAAATCCTATATGCCTCAGCCCAAACAAACTAAGCAGTCAATTGTGTGTTGCTGGGTAGGCCCAGGCGTACTGCCCATCCAGAATATAGATATCACCCAGTGCCATGAGCTAGCAGCTTTACTCATTGAACCACTGGAGGTAACCTCTATGACAAAATCCAGACGTTTTCACAGTACTGTTTAGGGCATACAGGTTTGGAGTGATCCGGTGCCCATGTCCAGCAGACAATGGATGTAAGGCAGAGTATACCTGTCTGAAATGACACCTGTCTGTTGCAGGGCATGCTCACACCCACATAAGAGACAGTAAACAACAGGtcttggactgtggaaggaaactagaGCAACCAGCCGAACCTTCATGGTCACGGGGTGAACATATGGTCTCCACCACAGTCACCCCAGGATACTCAAACCCAAACATCCATTAATCCTGCTGCATGATTCTAAAAACAAGAGTGTTTCTAGTTCTTTGACAAGAAGACAAAAACAAGTTTCTTTTTCCAGGCTGCTTTGCATTCTGGTGTTTCCCCTGTTTTGCCTGCAAGACTGCCAAGGACTTTGGGGAATGTCTCTGTCTGCCACTGCTGGATATTAGTGGCATTGTCCCACCCATAACTATGGCTATGAGGGTAGGAGCACGACATCGATACGGTATTGAGGTAAGAACCCATTAAATCACTTAGATCTCATGTTTTTTAACTACATGTTCCTGCATTTTCATGTCAAAAATAGGATGCTGAAGAGCATATCTGACTCAGGAAAGCTTCCATTAATATTAGTATATTCAAGATACCAGCATCAGAGCTACTTACCTCCTCATCTAAAGGTCAGCAATACTGTTCTATAGGTCTCCTTAAATTAACTTCAACTTTCAGGTCTATTGTGGAAGGTTAAAGTGGTGCAATTAAGCCTAATTTTGCTGACTGATAAACAATTTGTAGTGGGGCTTTGCTGCCGGAGTATATAAAGTATGACCCCTGTGTGTTCTAGGACAAACCCAAATGCACTAGTGCTCAGAAGAAACTAACCTTTCTCCCTGCTTTCTTCCCTTGTTTGCAGGGTACCATGTGCAAGGACTGTTTATACGCCACCTTCTGCCCGTGCTGCTCCTGGTGTCAGATTTCCAGAGAGATGAAGACGCGCAATGAACAGATCATTTTAGTCAATGCCAACTCTGGCTCTGTCCCTACGAGACGCATGTGATCATTTAATATTGTCCGTGCTCCACACAGCCAGCTCTCTAGACCTGGAGCAATATTGCTCCAGGCACTGATTGCTGTGCACAGTAATGTAACTGATGTGTATTTCTGTACTCCTTCATGTTTTATATCATACAGTTTTATTATCAAATTGTTAAATGCTATATTGTACAGAGGTCTTACAACCCACAGAAACCACTTGTTAACAAAGTCTAAGTGACCAGCGGCCTTATATTTATAATTCAGTTTctagttttaatgtttttatttctgtacactgTGCATTTATTGTAAAGGAACTTGAATACCTGGTTTCCAGTCTtggttttttttcaatctaattgcagactgttgttttgttttagaaagaaaaatggaaggaCAGATTGTTTGTAAAAACGTATTGAAACAGGAGTGGATCATCTGGGAAAATGTCTTCCATCCATCATTACAATGCTGCATTATAAGAGCTGGTCTATATATCTCAGAGCTATAGGGCACGAGACAGGACTTGTGCCCTATGGAGACGCCTCTTTCTACAGATTGGTAGAAAGTTTTGATggaattttaaatgtatctgccagcaaattaataattgtttcagCCTTTTGAGTATTCGTATGTAATTTTCATACTAATAAACAAACTCCATTGATGGATTTATTTATTGGCATTTTTTGTTATCTGTCAGTGATgcattatacatactgtatgtgctgcatTGCCATGCTGAACAGAGATCATAAAGAAGGTTCaagagggatgacaacaaccaagttcaatcagccccagctgtcagtaattcatAGTCAGAACAGACATAATTTCCTCACTTAAACAATATAAATACTACACATGACCCAATTCTCTTCCTCACATTTGTCTCTTCGCATCCCTCCTCTACCTTATTGCCACCTGGGcggctgccccttggtcactcctcactctgtctgggggtcccagcctcctcgtcctgtgGCCAGGAGGTTAGCCCTCAGCCTGGCGGGTTAACATTTTCGAGCCATGTGATTGTATTCGGACAAAAATCAATATTAACAAGGTAACTAAGAGACAATGTTG is a window from the Lepisosteus oculatus isolate fLepOcu1 chromosome 3, fLepOcu1.hap2, whole genome shotgun sequence genome containing:
- the LOC138236775 gene encoding cornifelin homolog A-like, which gives rise to MSNMVVIQQPQKMYGVNQSNQWSTGICDCCEDLPSCCFAFWCFPCFACKTAKDFGECLCLPLLDISGIVPPITMAMRVGARHRYGIEGTMCKDCLYATFCPCCSWCQISREMKTRNEQIILVNANSGSVPTRRM